One Spinacia oleracea cultivar Varoflay chromosome 4, BTI_SOV_V1, whole genome shotgun sequence DNA segment encodes these proteins:
- the LOC110783624 gene encoding dynamin-related protein 5A has product MATPSTFLKTPTKTPSKTSSSSQSSKRQHHQIAQNPNPNPNSSMSSSNELKSRFEAYNRLQAAAVAFGEKLPIPEIVAIGGQSDGKSSLLEALLGFRFNVREVEMGTRRPLILQMVHDSTALEPRCRFQDEDSEEYGSPISLASTIADTIKSRTEVLLKKTNTAVSSKPIVMRAEYAYCPNLTIIDTPGFVLKAKKGEPANTPDEILSMVKSLASPPHRILLFLQQSSVEWCSSLWLDSIREIDPTFRRTIIVVSKFDNRLKEFGDRWEVDRYLSASGYLGENIRPFYVALPKERNTIPNDEFRRQISQVDSEVLRHLRENVKGGFDEEKFRPFIGFSSVREFLEAELQKRYKEAAPATLALLEQRCGEVTSELANMESKIQATSDVAHLRRSAMLHTASISSHVGSLIDGAADPPPEQWGKTTEEERLHSGTGGWPGVTADIKPPNSTLRLYGGAAFERVMHEFRCAAYSIDCPQVSREKVANILLAHAGRGGNRGITEAAAEIARTAAKSWLAPLLDTACDRLAFVLTNLFDLSNERNHCQNSDYGKKTGDMDGYVGFHAALRHSFNVFIKDLAKQCKQLVRHHLDSVTSPYSLACYESDVRGSYITSSYRQVSPALLCLDLADGAQAMQDEAAANQENIPPENNTTPGKGPEGREALRDNHMTVPETPSPDQPCELVYGLVKKETGNYMEVGARKRHPRILGSSRNNGNIFFGNGDNGSRSGSAYADICSSAAQHFARIREVLVEKSVTTALNSGFLTPCRERLMVSLGMDLFGVNDEKFMEMFVAPGAIDILQNERQSLQKRQKVLQSCLNEFKSVARTL; this is encoded by the exons ATGGCGACTCCAAGCACATTCCTCAAAACACCCACTAAAACCCCATCAAAAACATCATCATCCTCTCAATCCTCGAAAAGACAACACCATCAAATTGcccaaaaccctaaccctaaccctaactcTTCAATGTCGTCATCAAATGAGCTCAAATCAAGATTTGAAGCCTACAATCGCTTACAAGCCGCTGCAGTTGCTTTCGGCGAAAAGCTACCGATACCGGAAATCGTTGCGATTGGTGGGCAGTCTGATGGCAAGAGTTCTCTCCTAGAAGCACTTCTTGGGTTTCGGTTTAATGTCCGAGAAGTTGAAATGGGTACTCGGAGACCTTTGATTCTTCAAATGGTTCATGATTCTACCGCTTTGGAGCCCCGTTGCCGGTTTCAA GATGAGGATTCTGAAGAATATGGTAGCCCAATCTCATTGGCATCCACAATTGCGGATACAATAAAATCGCGCACTGAGGTTCTTCTGAAAAAGACTAATACAGCAGTTTCTTCCAAGCCCATTGTAATGAGAGCTGAATATGCTTACTGTCCGAATTTGACTATAATTGATACCCCTGGCTTTGTTCTAAAG GCTAAAAAGGGAGAGCCAGCTAACACGCCTGATGAAATTTTATCAATGGTGAAGTCACTAGCAAGTCCTCCCCATCGAATCCTCTTGTTCCTTCAGCAAAGTAGTGTTGAATGGTGCTCATCGTTGTGGCTGGATTCTATTCGTGAAATTGATCCAACTTTCAGAAGGACTATAATCGTGGTCTCAAAGTTTGATAATCGCCTTAAG GAATTTGGTGACCGCTGGGAAGTTGATCGGTATTTAAGTGCAAGTGGTTACCTAGGAGAGAATATTCGCCCTTTTTATGTGGCCCTTCCCAAGGAGAGGAATACAATTCCCAATGATGAGTTTCGGCGTCAAATATCTCAAGTTGATTCAGAAGTTCTGCGCCACTTACGTGAAAATGTTAAGGGAGGTTTTGACGAAGAAAAGTTCCGCCCCTTCATTGGTTTTAGCTCTGTTAGGGAGTTCCTTGAGGCTGAGCTTCAGAAACGATACAAAGAAGCTGCCCCAGCAACACTAGCGTTGCTTGAGCAACGTTGTGGTGAAGTTACCTCTGAGCTTGCTAATATGGAATCAAAGATACAGGCAACTTCTGATGTTGCTCATCTCCGCAGATCAGCAATGTTGCACACAGCTTCTATAAGCAGTCATGTG GGTTCATTGATTGATGGAGCAGCTGACCCACCTCCAGAGCAATGGGGGAAAACGACTGAGGAAGAGCGTTTACACAGTGGTACTGGGGGCTGGCCTGGTGTTACAGCAGACATTAAACCCCCAAATTCTACCCTACGGCTTTATGGAGGGGCTGCTTTTGAAAGAGTCATGCATGAGTTTCGCTGTGCTGCATATTCCATTGATTGTCCTCAAGTATCCAGAGAAAAG GTGGCCAATATTTTGCTTGCTCATGCTGGTCGTGGTGGGAATAGAGGAATAACTGAGGCAGCGGCTGAGATAGCACGTACTGCTGCCAAATCGTGGCTTGCGCCTCTGCTTGACACAGCTTGTGATCGGCTTGCATTTGTTTTAACAAATCTTTTTGACCTTTCCAATGAGAGAAATCATTGCCAGAACTCAGACT ATGGGAAAAAAACAGGAGACATGGATGGCTACGTTGGTTTCCATGCTGCTTTAAGGCACTCATTCAATGTGTTCATTAAAGATCTTGCTAAACAGTGTAAACAACTAGTTCGGCACCACCTTGATTCAGTGACAAGCCCATATTCTCTTGCCTGCTATGAAAGTGATGTCCGTGGAAGCTATATTACTTCTTCCTACAGACAAGTTTCTCCTGCATTACTTTGCCTAGATCTGGCAGATGGTGCTCAAGCTATGCAAGATGAAGCAGCGGCAAACCAAGAGAATATACCTCCAGAAAATAATACCACACCAGGTAAAGGTCCAGAAGGCAGAGAAGCCCTTCGAGATAATCATATGACAGTGCCTGAGACCCCATCACCTGATCAGCCATGTGAGTTAGTTTATGGTTTGGTGAAGAAAGAGACAGGGAATTATATGGAGGTTGGAGCTAGGAAAAGGCATCCTAGAATATTGGGTAGTAGTAGAAATAATGGCAATATTTTCTTTGGAAATGGAGATAATGGTTCAAGATCAGGTTCTGCATATGCTGATATATGCTCATCAGCTGCTCAGCATTTCGCCAGGATACGTGAAGTTCTTGTTGAGAAAAGTGTGACAACAGCACTAAATTCTGGATTTTTAACTCCTTG TAGAGAAAGGCTTATGGTTTCACTTGGTATGGATTTGTTCGGGGTAAATGATGAGAAATTCATGGAGATGTTTGTTGCACCTGGAGCAATTGATATCCTTCAAAATGAAAGGCAGTCTCTTCAGAAGCGGCAAAAGGTTCTTCAATCTTGCTTGAATGAGTTTAAGAGTGTTGCTAGGACACTCTGA